From the Streptomyces sp. KMM 9044 genome, one window contains:
- the moaA gene encoding GTP 3',8-cyclase MoaA, producing MLIDTYGRVATDLRVSLTDRCNLRCTYCMPEEGLQWLAKPDLLTDDEIVRLVDIAVASLGVEEIRFTGGEPLLRPGLVGIVERVAALESRPPMSLTTNGIGLGRTAAALKQAGLDRVNVSLDTLRPDVFKTLTRRGRHQDVLDGLYAAREAGLTPVKVNSVLMPGLNDDEAPDLLAWAVEHDYELRFIEQMPLDAQHGWKRDGMVTAGDILTSLRTRFELTPEGDGARGSAPAERWLVDGGPHRVGVIASVTRPFCAACDRTRLTADGQVRTCLFASEETDLRAALRSDAPDEEIARIWKLAMWGKKAGAGLDDPAFVQPDRPMSAIGG from the coding sequence GTGCTCATCGACACGTACGGCCGGGTGGCCACCGACCTGAGGGTGTCACTGACCGACCGGTGCAATCTGCGGTGCACCTACTGCATGCCCGAGGAGGGCCTGCAGTGGCTTGCCAAGCCCGACCTGCTGACGGACGACGAGATCGTCCGCCTCGTCGACATCGCCGTCGCCTCCCTCGGTGTCGAGGAGATCCGCTTCACCGGCGGTGAGCCCCTGCTCCGCCCCGGCCTGGTCGGCATCGTCGAGCGCGTCGCGGCCCTGGAGTCCCGTCCCCCGATGTCCCTCACCACCAACGGCATCGGTCTCGGCCGCACGGCTGCGGCCCTGAAGCAGGCCGGCCTGGACCGGGTCAACGTCTCGCTGGACACGCTCCGCCCGGACGTCTTCAAGACCCTCACCCGCCGCGGCCGTCACCAGGACGTCCTCGACGGTCTGTACGCGGCCCGCGAGGCCGGCCTGACCCCGGTGAAGGTCAACTCGGTCCTGATGCCGGGGCTCAACGACGACGAGGCCCCCGACCTGCTCGCCTGGGCCGTGGAACACGACTACGAGCTGCGCTTCATCGAGCAGATGCCCCTGGACGCCCAGCACGGATGGAAGCGCGACGGCATGGTCACCGCCGGCGACATCCTCACCTCCCTGCGGACCCGCTTCGAGCTGACCCCCGAGGGTGACGGGGCCCGGGGTTCGGCTCCGGCCGAGCGTTGGCTGGTCGACGGCGGCCCGCACCGCGTCGGCGTCATCGCCTCCGTCACCCGGCCGTTCTGCGCGGCCTGCGACCGCACCCGTCTCACCGCCGACGGACAGGTACGCACGTGCCTGTTCGCCTCGGAGGAGACGGACCTGCGTGCCGCCCTGCGCTCCGACGCCCCCGACGAGGAGATCGCCCGGATCTGGAAGCTGGCCATGTGGGGCAAGAAGGCAGGAGCCGGCCTCGACGACCCGGCCTTCGTCCAGCCGGACCGCCCGATGTCGGCGATCGGCGGCTGA